In one Streptomyces sp. T12 genomic region, the following are encoded:
- the recQ gene encoding DNA helicase RecQ, giving the protein MGATGGISEMPRVTEAAQASGGEALAALHRVFGYDAFRGEQEAVIEHVVAGGDAVVLMPTGGGKSLCYQIPSLVRPGTGIVVSPLIALMQDQVDALRALGVRAGFMNSTQDFDERRVVEAEFLAGELDLLYLAPERLRLDSTLDLLSRGKIAVFAIDEAHCVSQWGHDFRPDYLTLSLLGERWPDVPRIALTATATHATHQEITQRLNMPTARHFVASFDRPNIQYRIVPKADPKKQLLSFLREEHAGDAGIVYCLSRKSVEATAEFLSRNGIEAVPYHAGLDAGTRAAHQSRFLREEGLIVVATIAFGMGIDKPDVRFVAHLDLPKSVEGYYQETGRAGRDGLPSTAWMAYGLNDVIQQRKLIQSGEGDEAFRRRAASHLDAMLALCETAQCRRGQLLAYFGQDPDPVGCGNCDTCLTPPETWDGTVAAQKVLSTVVRLQRERGQKFGALQIVDILLGRRTGKVIQFDHDQLSVFGIGEELGEGEWRGVIRQLLAQGLLAVEGEYGTLVLTEASGSVLRREREVPLRKEPKKPATSRSASGSGSAGSGRGERKAKAAVAELPEELVPAFEALRAWRAEQAREQGVPAYVIFHDATLREIVTVWPATVRELGGVSGVGEKKLVTYGEGVLQVLGSVRGEPRVAASAEADPGAPEADPGADHGAGLGADDWPEMDAEPEDWA; this is encoded by the coding sequence ATGGGTGCGACGGGTGGGATCAGTGAGATGCCAAGGGTGACCGAGGCGGCACAGGCGAGCGGTGGCGAGGCGCTGGCCGCGCTGCACCGGGTCTTCGGGTACGACGCCTTCCGCGGCGAGCAGGAAGCCGTCATCGAGCATGTGGTGGCGGGCGGCGACGCCGTGGTGCTCATGCCGACCGGTGGCGGCAAGTCGCTGTGCTACCAGATTCCCTCCCTGGTCAGACCGGGTACCGGCATCGTCGTCTCGCCGCTCATCGCGCTGATGCAGGACCAGGTGGATGCGCTGCGGGCGCTCGGTGTGCGTGCCGGGTTCATGAACTCCACGCAGGACTTCGACGAGCGGCGGGTGGTGGAGGCGGAGTTCCTGGCGGGTGAGCTGGACCTGCTCTACCTCGCACCGGAGCGACTGCGGCTCGACTCGACGCTGGACCTGCTGTCGCGCGGCAAGATCGCGGTGTTCGCGATCGACGAGGCGCACTGCGTGTCCCAGTGGGGCCACGACTTCCGCCCCGACTATCTGACCCTCTCGCTGCTCGGCGAGCGCTGGCCGGACGTGCCACGGATCGCGCTCACGGCGACGGCCACGCATGCGACGCACCAGGAGATCACCCAGCGGCTGAACATGCCGACTGCCCGGCATTTCGTGGCGAGCTTCGACCGGCCCAACATCCAGTACCGGATCGTGCCGAAGGCGGACCCGAAGAAGCAGCTGCTGAGTTTCCTGCGGGAGGAGCACGCGGGCGACGCGGGCATCGTGTACTGCCTGTCGCGCAAGTCGGTGGAGGCGACGGCCGAGTTCCTGAGCCGAAACGGCATCGAGGCGGTGCCCTACCACGCCGGCCTGGACGCGGGCACGCGCGCGGCGCACCAGTCCCGGTTCCTGCGGGAGGAGGGCCTGATCGTGGTGGCGACCATCGCCTTCGGGATGGGCATCGACAAGCCGGACGTGCGCTTCGTCGCCCACCTCGACCTGCCCAAGTCGGTCGAGGGCTACTACCAGGAGACGGGCCGCGCCGGCCGTGACGGTCTCCCCTCCACGGCCTGGATGGCCTACGGCCTCAACGACGTCATACAGCAGCGCAAGCTGATCCAGTCGGGCGAGGGCGACGAGGCGTTCCGGCGCCGGGCCGCCTCGCACCTGGACGCGATGCTGGCGCTGTGCGAGACGGCGCAGTGCCGACGCGGTCAGCTGCTCGCCTACTTCGGCCAGGACCCGGATCCGGTGGGCTGCGGCAACTGCGACACCTGCCTGACACCGCCGGAGACCTGGGACGGCACCGTCGCGGCGCAGAAGGTGCTGTCGACGGTGGTGCGGCTGCAGCGGGAGCGGGGGCAGAAGTTCGGGGCGCTGCAGATCGTCGACATCCTGCTGGGGCGGCGCACCGGCAAGGTGATCCAGTTCGATCACGACCAGCTGTCCGTGTTCGGCATCGGCGAGGAGCTGGGAGAGGGCGAATGGCGGGGCGTCATCCGGCAGTTGCTGGCCCAGGGGCTGCTCGCGGTCGAGGGGGAGTACGGGACGCTCGTGCTGACGGAGGCCAGTGGGTCGGTGCTGCGCCGGGAGCGGGAGGTGCCGCTGCGCAAGGAGCCGAAGAAGCCGGCGACCTCGCGGTCGGCGTCGGGGTCGGGTTCCGCGGGCTCCGGGCGTGGCGAGCGCAAGGCGAAGGCCGCGGTGGCCGAGCTGCCGGAGGAGCTGGTGCCGGCCTTCGAGGCGCTGCGGGCGTGGCGTGCCGAGCAGGCTCGGGAGCAGGGCGTCCCGGCGTATGTGATCTTCCATGACGCGACGCTGCGGGAGATCGTGACGGTGTGGCCCGCGACCGTGCGGGAGCTCGGCGGCGTCAGCGGCGTGGGGGAGAAGAAGCTGGTGACGTATGGGGAGGGGGTGCTTCAGGTGTTGGGCTCGGTGCGTGGGGAGCCTCGTGTGGCGGCGTCGGCCGAGGCGGATCCAGGGGCCCCGGAGGCGGATCCAGGGGCGGATCACGGGGCGGGTCTCGGGGCGGACGACTGGCCCGAGATGGATGCGGAGCCGGAGGACTGGGCCTAG
- a CDS encoding M56 family metallopeptidase, producing MTVCLLLLSIVALTAAVPVPRALTRATWPEQEPVVALWVWQCLVATVLLCCLTALALGTAAVFGTVRAQLFAPAPPSVTEAYDLSAAPAWAATLSVLLACGAAWTTAMLARELVEARRRRGQARAHLRERAPDLPAGLGSARGPLLVLEDEYPDAWWMPGSPPQLIVTTGALHRLTDHQLDAVLTHERGHAQARHDWLLYLSTALATGFPRIPLFAHFCDQTHRLVELAADDTASRRCGHLTTALALIELNQHRGVLSCASTHRLLGERVNRLLQPPPRLGRRHRALTTALAALVPLLPLLITFAPGLTALA from the coding sequence ATGACCGTCTGCCTGCTCCTGTTGAGCATCGTCGCCCTGACGGCCGCCGTGCCCGTTCCCCGGGCACTGACCCGCGCCACCTGGCCCGAACAGGAACCCGTCGTCGCGCTCTGGGTGTGGCAGTGCCTGGTCGCCACCGTACTGCTGTGCTGCCTGACGGCCCTGGCCCTGGGCACCGCCGCAGTCTTCGGCACGGTCCGCGCCCAGCTCTTCGCTCCGGCGCCCCCGTCGGTGACCGAGGCGTACGACCTCTCGGCCGCGCCCGCCTGGGCGGCCACCCTCAGCGTGCTGCTGGCCTGCGGGGCCGCCTGGACGACCGCGATGCTGGCCCGCGAACTCGTCGAGGCGCGCCGGCGACGCGGCCAGGCCAGGGCCCACCTGCGCGAACGCGCCCCCGACCTGCCCGCCGGCCTCGGCTCGGCGCGCGGCCCGCTCCTGGTGCTGGAGGACGAGTACCCCGACGCCTGGTGGATGCCCGGCAGCCCGCCCCAGCTGATCGTCACCACCGGCGCCCTGCACCGCCTGACCGACCACCAGCTCGACGCCGTCCTCACCCATGAACGTGGCCACGCCCAAGCCCGCCACGACTGGCTGCTGTACCTCTCCACCGCGCTCGCCACCGGTTTCCCCCGCATCCCGTTGTTCGCCCACTTCTGCGACCAGACCCACCGCCTGGTCGAACTGGCCGCCGACGACACGGCGTCCCGCCGCTGCGGTCACCTGACGACGGCACTGGCCCTGATCGAGCTCAACCAACACCGGGGCGTTCTCTCCTGCGCCTCCACCCACCGCCTCCTGGGCGAACGCGTCAACCGCCTCCTCCAGCCCCCGCCGCGCCTGGGCCGCCGCCACCGGGCCCTCACGACGGCGCTGGCAGCGCTGGTGCCGCTGCTCCCGCTGCTGATCACCTTCGCTCCAGGGCTGACGGCGCTGGCCTGA
- a CDS encoding GntR family transcriptional regulator gives MSGAGLRVDTTSPVPPYEQIRSQLATLISTGRLPEGERLPTVRQLAADLGLATGTVARAYRELEAASLVRTRRGAGTRVAPLPAGVHRPDRAELARLARQFADQARALGADDAEVVTAVREALRA, from the coding sequence ATGAGCGGGGCAGGCCTGCGCGTCGACACGACCAGCCCGGTCCCGCCGTACGAACAGATCCGGTCCCAGCTCGCCACCCTGATCTCCACCGGCCGCCTTCCGGAGGGCGAACGCCTGCCGACGGTGCGGCAGTTGGCCGCCGACCTGGGGCTGGCCACGGGCACCGTGGCACGGGCGTACCGCGAACTGGAGGCGGCGTCCCTGGTCCGCACCCGTCGAGGCGCGGGCACCCGCGTCGCCCCGCTCCCCGCGGGCGTCCACCGCCCCGATCGGGCCGAACTGGCCCGACTGGCACGGCAATTCGCAGATCAGGCGCGTGCACTGGGAGCGGACGACGCAGAGGTGGTGACGGCGGTCCGGGAGGCACTGCGCGCGTAG
- the fahA gene encoding fumarylacetoacetase has product MPPFDLPEGDPFGTHNLPYGVFSLPGSDSARRIGVRLGDHVLDAGKAAYALGSPYAPLLAQDSLNPLLAAGRTTWSDVRRALTAWVTVPAHQEAIADLLHPLSSVTLHLPFEVADYVDFYASENHARNVGQIFRPDAADSLTPNWKHLPIGYHGRSGTVVVSGTDVVRPSGQRKAAADPAPVFGPSVRLDIEAEVGFVVGVPSEMGRPVALGDFREHVFGLCLLNDWSARDIQAWEYVPLGPFLGKSFATSVSAWITPLDALEEAQVAPPERTHPLLPYLDDSGSETEPGGYDLRISVSINGHVVSEPPFSTMYWTAAQQLAHMTVNGASLRTGDLYGSGTVSGPTEGERGSLLELTWNGRDALELPDGKRTFLEDGDVVTLSAWAPGPGGVRVGLGEVTGQVVASS; this is encoded by the coding sequence ATGCCCCCCTTCGATCTCCCCGAGGGCGACCCCTTCGGCACGCACAACCTTCCGTACGGTGTCTTCTCCCTCCCCGGCTCGGACTCCGCACGCCGGATCGGCGTCCGCCTCGGCGACCACGTCCTCGACGCGGGCAAGGCGGCGTACGCGCTCGGCTCGCCCTACGCCCCGCTGCTCGCCCAGGACTCCCTGAACCCGCTGCTCGCCGCGGGCCGCACCACCTGGTCGGACGTACGGCGCGCGCTGACGGCGTGGGTGACGGTGCCGGCGCACCAAGAGGCCATCGCGGACCTCCTCCACCCGCTGTCCTCGGTGACCCTGCACCTCCCCTTCGAGGTCGCGGACTACGTCGACTTCTACGCCTCCGAGAACCACGCGCGGAACGTCGGCCAGATCTTCCGCCCCGACGCGGCGGACTCCCTGACGCCCAACTGGAAGCACCTGCCGATCGGTTACCACGGCCGCTCGGGCACGGTGGTGGTGTCCGGCACGGATGTCGTACGCCCCTCCGGCCAGCGCAAGGCCGCCGCCGATCCGGCCCCGGTCTTCGGCCCGTCGGTCCGCCTGGACATCGAGGCCGAGGTCGGTTTCGTGGTCGGCGTGCCGTCGGAGATGGGCAGGCCGGTGGCGCTGGGCGACTTCCGGGAGCACGTCTTCGGCCTCTGCCTGTTGAACGACTGGTCGGCGCGCGACATCCAGGCCTGGGAGTACGTCCCCCTCGGCCCGTTCCTCGGCAAGTCCTTCGCCACGTCTGTGTCGGCGTGGATCACCCCGCTGGACGCGCTGGAGGAGGCACAGGTGGCACCGCCGGAGCGGACGCACCCGCTGCTGCCGTACCTGGACGACTCCGGCTCCGAAACGGAACCTGGCGGCTACGACCTGCGGATCTCCGTTTCGATCAACGGCCACGTGGTCTCCGAGCCCCCCTTCTCCACCATGTACTGGACGGCCGCCCAGCAACTCGCCCACATGACCGTGAACGGCGCCTCGCTGCGTACCGGCGACCTGTACGGCTCGGGCACGGTGAGCGGCCCGACGGAAGGCGAGCGCGGGTCACTGCTGGAGCTGACGTGGAACGGGCGCGACGCCCTCGAACTCCCGGACGGCAAGCGGACGTTCCTGGAGGACGGCGATGTGGTGACACTGTCCGCCTGGGCTCCGGGGCCGGGCGGGGTCCGGGTGGGGCTGGGGGAGGTCACCGGGCAAGTTGTAGCAAGTAGTTGA
- a CDS encoding HAD family hydrolase, protein MAPPIAYSLIATDLDGTLLRGDDTLSDRSLDALAQVAAAGAQHLVVTGRPAPRVRPLLDVLGSRGLAVCGQGAQLYDAGADRLLWSVTLDRELAETALGKIEAEVGQVYAAVDQDGVDGLTLIEPGYLMPHPTLPAVRVRHRDDLWCEPISKVLLRHPALSDDELAATARAVVGSLATVTMSGPGTVELQPCGITKATGLALAAEHLGLGAHETIAFGDMPNDIPMFDWAARGVAMANAHPELKAVADEITLSNEDDGIAVVLERLFAGSLVDFAQ, encoded by the coding sequence ATGGCCCCACCCATCGCATATTCACTCATCGCCACTGACCTGGACGGGACGCTGCTGCGCGGCGACGACACGCTCTCGGACCGGTCCCTCGACGCGCTCGCGCAGGTGGCGGCGGCCGGTGCCCAGCACCTCGTCGTGACGGGACGGCCGGCGCCCAGAGTGCGGCCGCTCCTCGACGTCCTGGGCAGCAGGGGGCTCGCGGTGTGCGGACAGGGCGCGCAGTTGTACGACGCGGGCGCGGACCGTCTGCTGTGGTCCGTCACGCTGGACCGGGAGTTGGCGGAGACCGCGCTCGGCAAGATCGAGGCCGAGGTGGGTCAGGTCTACGCGGCCGTCGACCAGGACGGAGTCGACGGACTCACGCTCATCGAGCCCGGGTATCTGATGCCCCACCCCACCCTGCCCGCCGTACGCGTGCGGCACCGCGACGACCTGTGGTGCGAGCCGATCAGCAAAGTGCTGCTGCGCCATCCCGCCCTGTCGGACGACGAGTTGGCGGCGACGGCGCGCGCGGTGGTCGGATCCCTCGCGACGGTCACCATGTCAGGGCCGGGCACCGTCGAACTCCAGCCATGCGGCATCACCAAGGCGACCGGTCTCGCGCTCGCCGCGGAGCATCTGGGCCTCGGCGCGCACGAGACCATCGCCTTCGGCGACATGCCCAATGACATCCCGATGTTCGACTGGGCCGCCCGCGGTGTCGCGATGGCCAACGCGCACCCCGAACTCAAGGCGGTTGCCGACGAGATCACCCTCTCGAACGAGGACGACGGCATCGCCGTCGTCCTCGAGAGACTGTTCGCGGGGAGCCTGGTCGACTTCGCCCAGTAG
- a CDS encoding LysM peptidoglycan-binding domain-containing protein gives MARGKHRRPRTNPLTRHVVAAGTGTAALALPLLSATTASAAQPAQAPAAAQAAPQSAPSAAKAKSVTYTTKKGDSLYGIADRYDAQGGWRQLYKDNRKAVGDNPRLIHPGLDLKVRATKAGTASETADKASAPAKKSAVAHATTASVKSYPDNLDGWIRNALDIMAQNGIPGSYDGIYRNVMRESSGNPAAINGWDSNAAAGTPSKGLLQVIDPTFAAYHVPGTVYDPFDPVANITAACNYAAARYGSIDNVNGPY, from the coding sequence ATGGCCCGAGGCAAGCACCGCCGTCCCAGAACCAACCCGCTCACCCGCCACGTCGTCGCAGCCGGAACCGGTACCGCCGCCCTCGCCCTCCCACTCCTGAGCGCGACCACCGCGAGCGCCGCACAGCCGGCCCAGGCCCCCGCCGCCGCGCAGGCGGCACCGCAGTCCGCGCCGTCCGCGGCGAAGGCCAAGTCCGTCACCTACACCACGAAGAAGGGCGACTCGCTCTACGGCATCGCGGACCGGTACGACGCACAGGGCGGCTGGCGGCAGCTCTACAAGGACAACCGCAAGGCCGTCGGCGACAACCCCAGGCTGATCCACCCGGGCCTCGACCTGAAGGTCCGGGCGACGAAGGCCGGCACCGCGAGCGAGACGGCCGACAAGGCGTCCGCGCCGGCCAAGAAGTCCGCCGTCGCCCACGCCACCACGGCCTCCGTGAAGTCGTACCCGGACAACCTCGACGGCTGGATCCGCAATGCGCTGGACATCATGGCGCAAAACGGAATTCCAGGTTCATACGACGGCATTTACCGCAACGTCATGCGCGAGTCGTCCGGCAACCCGGCCGCCATCAACGGCTGGGACTCCAACGCCGCGGCGGGCACCCCGTCCAAGGGGCTCCTGCAGGTCATCGACCCCACCTTCGCGGCCTACCACGTGCCGGGGACGGTCTACGACCCCTTCGACCCGGTCGCGAACATCACGGCCGCGTGCAACTACGCGGCCGCGCGGTACGGCTCGATCGACAACGTGAACGGCCCTTACTAG
- a CDS encoding peptide MFS transporter, translated as MSRTEVDVEPERRPPSRDDHAFFGQPKGLLTLSGLEVWERFSFLGMQAILVLYFADTVAHGGMGMPAGTAASISAAYGTLVYLVSVAGGWLADRVLGSYRAVLWGGLLIACGHYAMAVPTAGMTWAGLGLISAGTGLLKPNVATMVGKLYRTDDDRRDAGFALYYMAINIGAFAGPLATGWLGDHRGWHWGFSAAAIGMTFGLLQYVVGRRHLAGRKHAAEFAPPPASPTLERARAGGPPSRRAIRLIVAGLVSTAAVAVLLASAGRLTMDRFVDLLTLVSVIAPIVYFAVMFASPRVTPEERGRLRPYVVLFLASTVFNFILFQAYSTMMLLASTNAETSILGFDFPAGWYASALGAFEVALAPVVAALWVRMGHSQPHASHKIAIGVVLGGLSFLLMVLPTSGHSSDDSLMSVWWIVGSYLLLGLGDVLLETSGMSATSKLAPAAFASQTMSLWFLSLALANGIQAQTVKLYDDVSQPAYFGVNGAIAVAAGLAVTAAARWLRRTMHPVH; from the coding sequence GTGTCCCGAACCGAAGTCGACGTCGAGCCCGAACGCAGGCCTCCGTCCCGCGACGACCACGCCTTCTTCGGCCAGCCCAAAGGCCTGCTCACGCTCTCCGGCCTCGAGGTCTGGGAACGCTTCTCGTTCCTCGGCATGCAGGCCATCCTCGTGCTGTATTTCGCCGACACGGTCGCCCACGGCGGCATGGGCATGCCGGCCGGAACCGCCGCCTCCATCTCCGCCGCCTACGGCACCCTCGTCTATCTGGTCTCCGTCGCCGGCGGCTGGCTCGCCGACCGCGTCCTCGGCTCGTACCGCGCGGTGCTGTGGGGCGGCCTCCTCATCGCCTGCGGCCATTACGCCATGGCGGTGCCGACCGCCGGCATGACCTGGGCGGGCCTCGGCCTGATCAGCGCGGGCACGGGGCTGCTCAAGCCCAACGTCGCCACCATGGTCGGCAAGCTGTACCGCACCGACGACGACCGCCGGGACGCCGGCTTCGCGCTCTACTACATGGCGATCAACATCGGCGCCTTCGCGGGCCCGCTGGCCACCGGCTGGCTCGGTGACCACAGGGGCTGGCACTGGGGTTTCTCGGCGGCGGCGATCGGCATGACGTTCGGCCTGCTTCAGTACGTCGTCGGCCGCCGTCACCTCGCCGGACGGAAGCACGCCGCCGAGTTCGCGCCGCCCCCGGCCTCCCCCACGCTCGAACGCGCTCGTGCGGGGGGACCCCCATCGCGCCGGGCGATCCGCCTCATCGTCGCGGGCCTCGTCTCCACCGCCGCCGTCGCCGTCCTCCTCGCCTCCGCCGGCCGGCTCACCATGGACCGCTTCGTCGACCTGCTCACCCTCGTCTCGGTGATCGCCCCGATCGTCTACTTCGCGGTGATGTTCGCCAGCCCGCGCGTGACCCCCGAGGAACGCGGACGGCTGCGCCCGTATGTCGTCCTCTTCCTCGCCTCGACGGTCTTCAACTTCATCCTCTTCCAGGCGTACTCGACGATGATGCTGCTGGCCTCGACGAACGCCGAGACGTCGATCCTCGGCTTCGACTTCCCCGCCGGCTGGTACGCCTCCGCCCTCGGTGCCTTCGAGGTCGCCCTCGCGCCCGTCGTCGCCGCGCTCTGGGTCCGCATGGGGCACAGCCAGCCGCACGCGTCCCACAAGATCGCGATCGGGGTCGTACTCGGCGGTCTGTCCTTCCTGCTGATGGTGCTGCCGACCTCCGGGCACTCCTCCGACGACTCCCTCATGTCCGTCTGGTGGATCGTGGGTTCGTACCTGCTGCTCGGCCTCGGCGACGTCCTTCTGGAAACCTCCGGCATGTCGGCCACGAGCAAGCTCGCCCCGGCGGCCTTCGCCAGTCAGACCATGTCCCTCTGGTTCCTGTCCCTGGCGCTCGCCAACGGCATCCAGGCCCAGACGGTCAAGCTCTACGACGACGTCTCCCAGCCCGCCTACTTCGGCGTCAACGGCGCGATCGCGGTGGCCGCGGGGCTGGCCGTGACGGCCGCGGCACGCTGGCTGCGCCGCACGATGCACCCGGTGCACTGA
- a CDS encoding polyprenyl synthetase family protein — protein MTVVGPFGLSVRDQALEADVQAGLTAVEEGLLEATKSEVPFITEAAQHLVRAGGKRFRPLLVMLTAQFGDRYAPGVVPSAVVVELTHLATLYHDDVMDEAAVRRGVDSANTRWGNSVAVLTGDFLFARASHILADLGPEAVRVQAEAFERLVTGQILETAGPQDGRDPVEHYLDVLSGKTGSLVAVSCRFGAMMSGADETVVDVLTQYGERLGVAFQLADDVLDIASDSHESGKTPGTDLREGIPTLPVLRLRERAERLGLAEDVALCELLDSDLSDDGRHAEALAALRAHPALEQARRDTVRYAEDARAALAPLPDIDAKAALMELCDAVVHRAG, from the coding sequence GTGACCGTCGTCGGGCCGTTCGGGCTGAGCGTGCGGGACCAGGCTCTGGAAGCCGATGTCCAGGCCGGATTGACGGCTGTCGAGGAGGGATTGCTCGAAGCCACCAAGAGTGAGGTCCCCTTCATCACGGAGGCCGCCCAGCACCTGGTGCGGGCGGGTGGAAAGCGGTTCCGGCCGCTGCTCGTGATGCTCACTGCCCAGTTCGGGGACCGGTATGCGCCGGGGGTCGTGCCGTCGGCGGTGGTGGTGGAGCTGACCCATCTGGCCACGCTGTACCACGATGACGTGATGGACGAGGCGGCGGTACGGCGGGGTGTCGACAGTGCGAACACCCGCTGGGGGAACTCGGTCGCCGTACTGACCGGCGACTTCCTGTTCGCGCGCGCCTCGCACATCCTGGCCGACCTCGGGCCCGAGGCGGTGCGGGTGCAGGCCGAGGCGTTCGAGCGGCTGGTCACCGGGCAGATCCTGGAGACCGCGGGGCCGCAGGACGGGCGGGATCCGGTGGAGCATTACCTGGACGTGCTCAGCGGGAAGACCGGGTCGCTGGTGGCGGTCTCGTGCCGGTTCGGCGCGATGATGTCGGGCGCCGACGAGACCGTGGTCGATGTGCTGACCCAGTACGGCGAGCGGCTGGGGGTCGCCTTCCAGCTGGCGGATGACGTGCTGGACATCGCCAGTGACTCCCATGAGTCCGGGAAGACGCCGGGGACGGATCTCCGGGAGGGGATTCCTACGCTGCCGGTGCTGCGGTTGCGGGAGCGGGCCGAGCGGTTGGGGCTGGCGGAGGATGTCGCGTTGTGCGAGCTGCTGGACTCCGACCTGAGTGATGACGGGCGTCATGCGGAGGCGTTGGCTGCGCTTCGGGCGCATCCGGCGTTGGAGCAGGCTCGTCGGGACACGGTGCGGTATGCGGAGGATGCGCGGGCCGCGTTGGCGCCGTTGCCGGACATTGATGCCAAGGCTGCGTTGATGGAGTTGTGCGACGCGGTGGTGCATCGGGCCGGGTAG
- a CDS encoding CHRD domain-containing protein has product MKTTFSKRRKSLIVTAVAVAAAGGVAAAVIPAFAAGGDAQGIVSQSGALGGGTGGTVLAASLRGANEVPVEGGPAVGDKDGAALQFVKVKGDMVSVAVTWRGTGKPTALHIHQGAKGTNGGIKVDFGGLLGKSTSTSESTSESKSEGRSLTGTVTVNDPALLNALKSDPSSFYANLHTAEFPGGAVRGQLHKVTVAEFAFRDALDNFQASVIKGKQIYECKQVEGGGYAFAQRDVSAVLGGHIAHSFVAPNSGTPQWIARDGSAVTGAVLSRTPNGDGNIPELDLKATQSGKHHGLLADTAEILRLNTVGGVAPAGSCTPGAIVGVPYQADYVFING; this is encoded by the coding sequence ATGAAGACGACGTTCTCCAAGCGCCGTAAGAGCCTGATCGTCACCGCTGTCGCGGTGGCCGCCGCCGGTGGTGTCGCCGCCGCGGTGATTCCCGCCTTCGCCGCCGGAGGCGACGCACAGGGGATCGTGAGCCAGAGCGGGGCCCTTGGTGGGGGCACCGGGGGGACTGTCCTCGCCGCCAGTCTTCGCGGCGCGAACGAGGTGCCCGTCGAAGGTGGGCCGGCCGTCGGCGACAAGGACGGTGCCGCCCTGCAGTTCGTGAAGGTCAAGGGCGACATGGTGTCCGTCGCCGTCACCTGGCGCGGCACCGGGAAGCCGACCGCCCTCCACATCCACCAGGGCGCCAAGGGCACCAACGGCGGCATCAAGGTCGACTTCGGCGGCCTCCTCGGCAAGAGCACGAGCACGAGCGAGAGCACGAGCGAGAGCAAGAGCGAGGGGCGCAGCCTCACCGGCACCGTCACCGTGAACGACCCGGCCCTGCTCAACGCCCTGAAGTCCGACCCGAGTTCGTTCTACGCCAACCTCCACACCGCAGAGTTCCCGGGCGGCGCCGTCCGAGGTCAGCTCCACAAGGTCACCGTCGCCGAGTTCGCCTTCCGCGACGCGCTCGACAACTTCCAGGCGTCCGTCATCAAGGGCAAGCAGATCTACGAGTGCAAGCAGGTCGAGGGCGGCGGGTACGCCTTCGCTCAGCGGGACGTCAGTGCCGTACTCGGCGGCCATATCGCGCACTCCTTCGTCGCCCCCAACTCCGGTACGCCGCAGTGGATCGCGCGGGACGGCAGTGCTGTGACAGGGGCCGTCCTCTCCAGGACGCCCAACGGGGACGGGAACATCCCCGAGCTCGACCTGAAGGCCACTCAGTCCGGCAAGCACCACGGCCTCCTCGCCGACACCGCCGAGATCCTGCGTCTGAACACCGTCGGCGGCGTCGCCCCGGCCGGCTCCTGCACGCCCGGCGCCATCGTCGGCGTGCCGTACCAGGCCGACTACGTGTTCATCAACGGCTGA